In the genome of Pseudomonas protegens, one region contains:
- the dnaB gene encoding replicative DNA helicase, which produces MNDISAPEQYDLQTAALKVPPHSIEAEQAVLGGLMLDNNAWERVLDQVSDGDFYRHDHRLIFRAIAKLADQNMPIDVVTLSEQLDKEGQTSQVGGLGYLGELAKNTPSVANIKAYAQIVRQRATLRQLIGISTEIADSAFNPEGRTAEEILDEAERQIFQIAEARPKTGGPVGVNELLTKAIDRIDTLFNTDNAITGLSTGYTDLDEKTSGLQPADLIIVAGRPSMGKTTFAMNLVENAVLRSDKAVLVYSLEMPGESLIMRMLSSLGRIDQTKVRSGQLEDDDWPRLTSAVNLLNDRKLFIDDTAGISPSEMRARTRRLVREHGDIALIMIDYLQLMQIPGSSGDNRTNEISEISRSLKALAKEFNCPVVALSQLNRSLEQRPNKRPVNSDLRESGAIEQDADVIMFVYRDEVYHPETEHKGIAEIIIGKQRNGPIGFIRLAFIGKYTRFENLAPGSYNFDDDE; this is translated from the coding sequence ATGAACGATATCTCCGCTCCCGAGCAATACGATCTGCAAACCGCCGCCCTGAAGGTGCCGCCGCATTCCATCGAGGCCGAACAGGCCGTGCTCGGTGGTCTGATGCTGGACAACAACGCCTGGGAACGCGTGTTGGATCAAGTGTCCGACGGCGATTTCTACCGGCATGACCACCGTTTGATCTTTCGCGCCATCGCCAAGCTGGCCGACCAGAACATGCCCATCGACGTGGTCACCCTGTCCGAGCAGTTGGACAAGGAAGGCCAGACTTCGCAGGTCGGCGGCCTGGGCTATCTGGGCGAGCTGGCGAAGAACACCCCGTCGGTGGCCAACATCAAGGCCTATGCGCAGATCGTTCGCCAGCGGGCAACCCTGCGCCAGCTGATCGGCATCAGCACCGAGATCGCCGACAGCGCCTTCAACCCCGAAGGCCGCACCGCCGAGGAGATCCTCGACGAGGCCGAGCGGCAGATCTTCCAGATCGCCGAAGCGCGGCCCAAGACCGGCGGCCCGGTGGGGGTCAATGAACTGCTGACCAAGGCCATCGACCGCATCGATACCCTGTTCAACACCGACAACGCCATCACCGGCCTGTCCACCGGCTACACCGACCTCGACGAGAAGACCAGCGGCCTGCAACCGGCCGACTTGATCATCGTCGCCGGCCGTCCGTCCATGGGTAAGACCACCTTCGCCATGAACCTGGTGGAGAACGCGGTGCTGCGCAGCGACAAGGCGGTGCTGGTGTACTCCCTCGAGATGCCAGGCGAATCGCTGATCATGCGTATGCTGTCTTCCCTGGGCCGCATCGACCAGACCAAGGTCCGTTCCGGCCAGCTGGAAGATGACGACTGGCCGCGCCTGACGTCGGCGGTCAACCTGCTCAACGACCGCAAGCTGTTCATCGATGACACCGCGGGCATCAGCCCTTCGGAAATGCGCGCGCGGACCCGGCGCCTGGTTCGCGAGCACGGCGATATTGCCCTGATCATGATCGACTACCTGCAGCTGATGCAGATCCCGGGGTCCAGCGGCGACAACCGGACCAACGAGATTTCCGAGATCTCCCGCTCCCTGAAAGCCCTGGCCAAGGAATTCAACTGCCCGGTGGTGGCCCTGTCCCAGCTCAACCGCTCCCTGGAACAACGCCCCAACAAGCGCCCGGTGAACTCCGACTTGCGGGAGTCCGGAGCGATCGAGCAGGACGCCGACGTGATCATGTTCGTGTACCGCGACGAGGTGTATCACCCGGAAACCGAGCACAAGGGCATTGCCGAGATCATCATCGGCAAGCAGCGGAACGGCCCGATCGGCTTTATCCGCCTGGCGTTCATCGGCAAGTACACCCGTTTCGAGAACCTCGCGCCGGGCAGTTACAACTTCGACGACGACGAATAA
- the rplI gene encoding 50S ribosomal protein L9, translating to MELILLEKIANLGNLGDKVNVKAGYGRNYLLPFGKATAATAANLAAFEARRAELEKLAAEKKASAETRAAQLAELEVTITATAGDEGKLFGSIGTHDIADALTASGVEVAKSEVRLPNGTIRNVGEFDVAVHLHAEVEATVRVVVVAA from the coding sequence ATGGAACTGATCCTGCTGGAAAAAATCGCCAACCTGGGCAACCTGGGCGATAAGGTAAACGTTAAGGCTGGTTACGGCCGTAACTACCTGCTGCCTTTCGGCAAAGCCACCGCTGCTACCGCTGCCAACCTGGCTGCGTTCGAAGCGCGTCGTGCCGAGCTGGAAAAACTGGCTGCAGAGAAGAAGGCTTCTGCCGAAACTCGCGCTGCGCAACTGGCTGAGCTGGAAGTGACCATCACTGCCACCGCCGGTGACGAAGGCAAGCTGTTCGGTTCGATCGGCACCCACGACATCGCTGATGCACTGACCGCCTCGGGCGTTGAAGTGGCAAAAAGCGAAGTTCGTCTGCCGAACGGCACCATCCGCAACGTAGGTGAATTCGACGTAGCCGTGCACCTGCACGCTGAAGTTGAAGCAACCGTACGCGTTGTCGTGGTGGCTGCTTAA
- the rpsR gene encoding 30S ribosomal protein S18 yields the protein MARFFRRRKFCRFTAEDVKEIDYKDLNTLKAYVSETGKIVPSRITGTKARYQRQLATAIKRARFLALLAYTDSHGR from the coding sequence ATGGCACGTTTCTTCCGTCGTCGTAAATTCTGCCGCTTCACCGCTGAAGACGTGAAAGAGATCGATTACAAAGATCTCAACACTCTGAAAGCCTACGTATCCGAGACCGGCAAAATCGTTCCAAGCCGCATCACCGGTACCAAAGCTCGTTATCAGCGTCAGCTGGCCACCGCTATCAAGCGCGCCCGCTTCCTGGCCCTGCTGGCCTACACCGACAGCCACGGCCGCTGA
- the rpsF gene encoding 30S ribosomal protein S6, whose amino-acid sequence MRHYEIIFLVHPDQSEQVGGMVERYTKLIEEDGGKIHRLEDWGRRQLAYAINNVHKAHYVMLNVECTGKALAELEDNFRYNDAVIRNLVIRREEAITGQSEMLKAEENRSERRERRDRPEHADSADGDDSDNSDASDNADE is encoded by the coding sequence ATGCGTCATTACGAAATCATCTTTTTGGTCCACCCGGATCAAAGCGAGCAAGTCGGCGGCATGGTTGAGCGTTACACCAAGCTGATCGAAGAAGACGGCGGCAAAATCCACCGTCTGGAAGACTGGGGCCGTCGTCAACTGGCCTACGCAATCAACAATGTTCACAAGGCTCACTACGTGATGCTGAACGTTGAGTGCACCGGTAAAGCCCTGGCTGAGCTGGAAGACAACTTCCGTTACAACGATGCTGTGATCCGTAACCTGGTCATCCGTCGCGAAGAAGCCATCACTGGCCAATCCGAGATGCTCAAGGCTGAAGAAAACCGCAGTGAGCGCCGTGAGCGTCGTGACCGTCCTGAGCATGCTGACAGCGCCGATGGCGATGACAGCGACAACAGCGACGCCAGCGATAACGCTGACGAGTAA
- the rlmB gene encoding 23S rRNA (guanosine(2251)-2'-O)-methyltransferase RlmB — protein sequence MSQLEKIYGVHAVEALLRHHPKRVKQIWLAEGRSDPRVQVLVDLAAQNRVSVGQAERREMDAWVEGVHQGVVAEVSPSQVWGEAMLDELLDRTEGAPLLLVLDGVTDPHNLGACLRTADAAGALAVLVPKDKSATLTPTVRKVACGAAEVIPLVAVTNLARTLEKLQQRGLWIVGTAGEAEQELYDQDLTGPTIIIMGAEGKGMRRLTREHCDYLVRLPMAGSVSSLNVSVATGVCLFEAMRQRGVKAKAVAKKA from the coding sequence ATGAGTCAGTTGGAAAAGATCTACGGCGTGCATGCTGTAGAAGCGTTGCTGCGTCACCATCCCAAGCGGGTCAAGCAGATCTGGTTGGCAGAAGGGCGCAGTGACCCACGGGTTCAGGTATTGGTGGATCTGGCGGCGCAGAACCGTGTGTCGGTGGGGCAGGCCGAGCGTCGCGAAATGGATGCCTGGGTTGAGGGCGTGCACCAGGGCGTAGTGGCTGAAGTCAGCCCGAGCCAGGTGTGGGGCGAGGCCATGCTCGACGAGCTGCTGGACCGTACCGAAGGCGCGCCGCTGTTGCTGGTGCTGGACGGTGTGACCGACCCGCATAACCTCGGCGCCTGCCTGCGCACCGCCGACGCGGCGGGAGCCCTGGCGGTGCTGGTGCCCAAGGACAAGTCGGCGACCCTGACCCCAACCGTGCGCAAAGTGGCTTGCGGCGCTGCGGAAGTGATTCCGCTGGTGGCGGTGACCAACCTGGCTCGCACCCTGGAAAAACTCCAGCAGCGCGGCCTGTGGATCGTCGGCACGGCCGGCGAGGCCGAACAGGAACTGTACGATCAGGACCTGACCGGCCCGACCATCATCATCATGGGCGCCGAAGGCAAAGGCATGCGGCGCCTGACCCGCGAGCACTGCGACTACCTGGTGCGCCTGCCGATGGCCGGTAGCGTCAGCAGCCTCAACGTCTCCGTGGCCACGGGCGTCTGCCTGTTCGAAGCCATGCGTCAGCGTGGCGTAAAAGCCAAGGCCGTCGCCAAGAAAGCCTGA